One segment of Castanea sativa cultivar Marrone di Chiusa Pesio chromosome 3, ASM4071231v1 DNA contains the following:
- the LOC142629821 gene encoding cytochrome b5, which produces MPTLSKLYSMQEASEHNTKDDCWVVIDGKVYDVTTYLDEHPGGDDVVLAATGKDATEEFEDAGHSKSAKELMETFCIGELDTTYIPQLEISSKKQTDYAQKLMDLTKQYWVVPVAVVSVSVVLGFLYLRKK; this is translated from the exons ATGCCGACTCTCTCGAAGCTCTATTCAATGCAAGAAGCCTCTGAACACAACACCAAAGATGACTGTTGGGTCGTCATCGATGGCAAA GTATATGATGTGACAACTTATTTGGATGAGCACCCTGGTGGGGACGATGTAGTCCTTGCTGCTACTG GGAAAGATGCCACAGAGGAATTTGAGGATGCTGGACACAGCAAAAGTGCAAAGGAGCTCATGGAGACCTTTTGCATTGGTGAGCTTGACACAACTTACATCCCACAACTTGAAATTTCGTCCAAGAAGCAAACAGACTATGCTCAGAAGCTAATGGATTTGACAAAGCAATACTGGGTTGTTCCTGTAGCAGTTGTCAGTGTCTCTGTGGTACTCGGCTTCTTGTACTTGCGTAAGAAGTAA
- the LOC142629929 gene encoding PI-PLC X domain-containing protein At5g67130-like, translating into MGPLGNIPLVIISVLLSVTAIIDACSNGGCKLLEECSSTADCAAGLLCGSCPTRFDNERCITFTNQFKLLNNSLPFNKYAYLTTHNSFAINGEPSHTGIPRLALPNQEDSITQQLNDGVRALMLDTYDFEDDIWLCHSFEGECNDFTAFSPAIDTLKEVEAFLAANPSEIVTLILEDYVESPKGLTKVFNASGLMKYWFPVSNMPQNGQDWPLVKDMVANNQRFIVFTSERKKQESEGIAYQWNYMVENMYGDDGMNSGSCPNRVESAALNDKTKSLVLVNYFKSVPIMKSSCEDNSPELLNMLQTCYEAAGNRWANFVAVDFYKRSDGRGAFQAVDKLNGKLLCGCDDVNACAPNSSRACS; encoded by the exons ATGGGTCCCTTGGGAAACATTCCCTTGGTTATAATTTCAGTTCTTCTCAGTGTTACTGCCATCATTGATGCTTGTTCCAATGGAGGATGCAAG CTCCTAGAGGAATGCTCATCAACTGCAGATTGTGCCGCTGGCCTATTGTGTGGCTCTTGTCCTACGAGATTTGATAATGAAAGATGTATAACCTTTACAAACCAATTCAAGCTGCTG AACAATTCTTTACCTTTCAACAAATATGCATATTTGACAACCCACAATTCTTTTGCCATTAATGGAGAGCCATCCCATACCGGGATTCCTCGACTTGCATTGCCAAATCAAGAAGACAGTATCACACAACAGCTAAAT GATGGAGTTCGAGCCTTAATGTTGGACACATATGACTTCGAGGATGACATTTGGTTGTGCCATTCATTTGAAGGGGAATGTAATGACTTTACTGCCTTT AGTCCTGCTATAGACACTTTGAAGGAAGTAGAAGCCTTCTTAGCAGCAAATCCATCAGAAATTGTGACCCTAATTTTGGAAGACTATGTAGAGTCCCCAAAAGGATTAACAAAGGTTTTTAATGCTTCTGGTTTGATGAAGTACTGGTTTCCAGTGTCAAACATGCCTCAAAATGGTCAAGATTGGCCTCTTGTCAAAGACATGGTAGCTAATAATCAAAGGTTTATTGTCTTCACCTCAGagagaaaaaagcaagaaagcGAAGGAATAGCTTATCAATGGAACTATATGGTCGAAAATATGT ATGGGGATGATGGAATGAATTCTGGAAGCTGTCCTAACCGTGTGGAGTCAGCAGCACTCAATGACAAAACCAAGTCTTTGGTTCTAGTAAATTACTTTAAGTCAGTTCCAATTATGAAAAGCTCTTGTGAAGATAATTCACCAGAGCTCCTTAATATGCTTCAAACATGTTATGAAGCAGCTGGTAACCGATGGGCTAACTTTGTTGCTGTTGACTTCTACAAG AGGAGTGATGGTAGAGGAGCATTTCAAGCTGTGGACAAGTTGAATGGGAAGCTATTGTGTGGCTGCGATGATGTGAATGCATGCGCG